CTTATGGCCCTTCCCACAGTAGTTGTAGGGCTTTTTTTCTATGCTTTTTTGAGTAGGCAGGGAATTTTAGGAAGCCTCGGTTTGCTATATACTCCATATGGAATCATAATCGGCGAAACATTCCTTGCACTTCCTATCATTGCAAACTACACTGTTTCATCAGTCTCAGGAGCAGACAAAAGATTGCTTGTTACCTGTAAAGCGCTTGGCGCAACTACCTCTCAACAGGCAGTAATAATTTTAATGGAAGCAAAATTTGGTATAATTGCAGCCGTTGTTGCAGGATTTGGCAGAGTAATAGCGGAAGTTGGCGTAGCAATGATGCTTGGGGGTAACATAAGAGGCTTCACACGGACAATGACAACTGCCATTGCCCTTCAAACAAGCAAGGGCGAATTCGAACTTGGTCTTGCTCTTGGAATTATGCTTTTAGCAACAGCATTTGCTATTAATATTATGTTATTCTTTTTTCAGAAAAATAGTAAAAATGAATGATGCCTATATTCTAAAAAATGTTACCAGCAAATATGGCGACAAGGTTGTCCTCAATATCCCGGAGCTTAAAATTGAGGACGGGAAAATTACAGCAATCGTTGGACCAAATGGCTCAGGTAAAACAACATTACTGAATTTGCTGACCTTTCTTGAAATGCCCTCTTCTGGTGAAATTATCTTCAAAGGGGAAAAGGTT
This sequence is a window from Candidatus Schekmanbacteria bacterium. Protein-coding genes within it:
- a CDS encoding ABC transporter permease subunit, which codes for MEYLAKALYSALRLIFGFDSETYLIVWTSLKVSLSATFFSSVIGIPIGLFVSLKDFKGKKLIQLILNTLMALPTVVVGLFFYAFLSRQGILGSLGLLYTPYGIIIGETFLALPIIANYTVSSVSGADKRLLVTCKALGATTSQQAVIILMEAKFGIIAAVVAGFGRVIAEVGVAMMLGGNIRGFTRTMTTAIALQTSKGEFELGLALGIMLLATAFAINIMLFFFQKNSKNE